Proteins from a genomic interval of Watersipora subatra chromosome 10, tzWatSuba1.1, whole genome shotgun sequence:
- the LOC137407063 gene encoding protein FAM200C-like, with protein MQNTWINQSRSLKLKERELKRAKLDSTGSFHIQAQAITEASYALSYRIAGDKKPHTIDERLVKSCLLECTKIILGDTAAQRIADLSLSDSTVKSRIDDMSADIKRQVIEKIKSSPMFAIQLDEFTDVASMSQLMVFARYVHRETIEKEFLFCSPLTETTTAADVMNLVSDFFSKEHLDWGKLIGVCTDGAPAMLGCRAGFAQLVKEKNPLEVSTHCFIHRQALAAKTLPKGLQEHLSSVIKVVNFIKGSALQTCLFHKLCKDMDAVHSSLLFHTEVRWLSKGSMLLRFFNL; from the coding sequence atgcagaacacatgGATAAATCAAAGCCGTTCTTTGAAGCTTAAAGAGAGAGAACTCAAGCGGGCAAAACTGGATTCCACTGGCAGCTTTCATATCCAGGCACAGGCCATTACCGAGGCATCCTATGCTCTGTCTTACCGTATCGCCGGAGATAAGAAGCCACACACCATTGATGAAAGATTAGTTAAATCTTGTCTGCTGGAGTGTACTAAGATTATTCTCGGAGACACAGCCGCTCAAAGGATAGCTGATTTATCCCTCTCAGACAGCACAGTGAAATCGAGGATCGATGATATGTCTGCGGACATAAAGAGGCAAGTAATTGAAAAGATCAAGTCATCGCCCATGTTTGCCATTCAACTTGATGAGTTCACTGATGTTGCTAGCATGTCACAGCTGATGGTTTTTGCACGTTATGTACACAGAGAGACAATTGAGAAAGAATTTCTGTTCTGCAGTCCTCTAACAGAGACCACCACAGCTGCTGATGTTATGAACCTGGTTTCCGACTTCTTCAGCAAAGAACATCTGGACTGGGGCAAACTAATTGGAGTTTGCACTGATGGTGCTCCAGCCATGCTTGGCTGTCGTGCTGGATTTGCACAGTTGGTAAAAGAAAAGAATCCTTTAGAGGTGAGTACCCATTGCTTCATTCACAGACAAGCGCTAGCAGCAAAGACTCTTCCCAAAGGATTGCAGGAACACCTTTCTTCAGTGATTaaagtagtaaactttatcaaaggCTCTGCCTTGCAAACATGTCTCTTCCACAAGTTATGCAAAGATATGGATGCTGTACACTCATCACTATTGTTCCACACCGAAGTTCGATGGTTATCAAAGGGTAGCATGCTTCTGCGTTTCTTCAATCTATGA